One region of Glycine max cultivar Williams 82 chromosome 9, Glycine_max_v4.0, whole genome shotgun sequence genomic DNA includes:
- the LOC100816376 gene encoding nicotinamide adenine dinucleotide transporter 1, chloroplastic, with amino-acid sequence MSSNDQTSGASLYIRALICNAAAGASAGAIAATFVCPLDVIKTRLQVHGLPHGQKGSVIITSLQNIVRNEGFRGMYRGLSPTIVALLPNWAVYFTSYEQLKGLLRSRDGCDELTTIGNIIAAAGAGAATAISTNPLWVVKTRLQTQGMRPDVVPYKSVLSALTRITHEEGIRGLYSGIVPSLAGVSHVAIQFPAYEKIKSYMAEKDNTTVDKLTPGSVAIASSISKVFASVMTYPHEVIRSRLQEQGQAKNIGVQYTGVIDCTKKVFQKEGIPGFYRGCATNLLRTTPSAVITFTSYEMIHRFLERVVPQDRGYPHGRSKANAVNKPQPKASGSDSDADRRQPPSQSNTKASSIPHENKEQLKRH; translated from the exons ATGAGTAGCAATGATCAAACTTCTGGTGCTAGTCTCTACATTAGGGCTTTAATTTGCAACGCTGCTGCTGGTGCCTCTGCTG GGGCAATAGCGGCTACATTTGTGTGCCCATTGGATGTGATCAAGACTAGGCTACAAGTTCATGGCCTTCCTCATGGGCAGAAAG GTAGTGTCATTATCACAAGCTTGCAAAATATAGTAAGGAATGAAGGTTTCAGGGGAATGTACCGTGGCCTTTCACCAACAATAGTGGCATTACTTCCAAACTGGGCA GTTTATTTCACAAGTTATGAGCAACTAAAGGGTCTTCTTCGTTCACGtg ATGGTTGCGATGAACTCACAACTATTGGAAATATTATAGCTGCTGCTGGTGCTGGTGCAGCCACTGCAATTTCTACAAATCCATTGTGGGTTGTTAAGACAAGACTTCAA ACACAAGGAATGAGGCCTGATGTTGTTCCTTACAAGAGTGTTCTTTCTGCTTTGACAAGGATTACACATGAGGAAGGCATACGAGGCTTATATAG TGGCATTGTTCCTTCATTGGCTGGCGTAAGTCATGTTGCAATTCAATTTCCAGCATATGAAAAGATCAAGTCATACATGGCAGAAAAAG ACAACACAACCGTTGACAAGCTAACTCCTGGGAGTGTTGCCATTGCATCATCAATTTCAAAAGTATTTGCCTCTGTAATGACTTATCCACATGAG GTAATACGATCCCGGCTGCAAGAGCAAGGCCAGGCCAAAAATATTGGGGTCCAGTATACAGGGGTTATTGACTGTACTAAGAAGGTGTTTCAAAAGGAAGGCATTCCAGGCTTTTATCGCGGTTGCGCGACCAATCTATTAAGAACAACTCCATCTGCAGTTATTACATTCACTAGTTATGAGATGATACACAGGTTTTTGGAGCGGGTTGTACCTCAGGACAGAGGGTATCCGCATGGCCGTTCTAAAGCCAATGCAGTTAACAAGCCCCAGCCAAAAGCCAGTGGCAGTGACAGTGACGCAGATAGGCGGCAACCACCATCTCAGTCTAACACTAAAGCTTCATCAATTCCTCATGAAAACAAAGAGCAGCTAAAAAGACATTga